One genomic segment of Bacteroidota bacterium includes these proteins:
- a CDS encoding tetratricopeptide repeat protein has translation MTINFRYTVLERLGVGGSGEVFLVEDTCRKNQQMAMKILHRSGESDTEADEVFKNEVSALLALSHPNLIRIFDFGTIRHADEAILQRRFFTMELLNGVDTLAWLGFNDDKKESQLELLLLQALSVLSYIHREGIVHFDIKPQNLVVVDEGKLAAGPLLKLADFGFSKKKEETLDISVRGTLEYTAPECLKGEECDHRLDLYSLGATFFHLLEGHPPFEAGTPVELAKRVLSEEPHFASGVGKTRTREVILGLMQKLPSRRFATAEEAARKLSSSMQNGVELYELYFGLARSSRFVGRRQELATIQRAFSALGIDGEAPSRLAISVTGPEGIGKTSVIRESLKHARSSGLTVYEINPIRSDVPFDSISEILQPLIADIRSFSEPGRMVFERFDQLIGLGAEPAHRFEKWGGRKDEIAELLARFLVACSDVFPFAVAIDNAQLLDDASVQVVRTTIRNAVKGRVFVLAAETAERATVFPPTIAEELHLGELTAEEIAEISQSVLGQTPVVRSISSLLNTLYGGTPAVVVEALNAVLSMVPADALTQPDMGKEFVSGLETKLPRTIDAFLLARFNKLSRERQLVLSILACFQFPVKENILAGLLPFHPQRMSEHLRFLHLDEFITSSEQRVFIRMKRLKDAIYERIQDEKPELHSLISATLERDKESSGGFEGLQELAFQFSGCGKYMQSFSCYERAADEGMKLFALQRSLQLYCSAIDLAKANRHVRGEVAVQAKLALALYETGSYREAIALCRELEDSTALLPPERAKLSKVMGFSASRLGENDLAQELLSAALRATTDKAEQLELRQELVGLEIATGRFAEAEKDCLQQLGETAGLESNRLKGDIYTNLGIATFYQERFDDAVECFSEAMKQYESTGERTQVINSMNNIGNVLSRKGDTERAIEFWHRALKASEDFGTMHQQALIHNNLGIAHYSLRKYGAAKQYYDKARSQYQRIDSMAGLALVIANLGEVSLAEGEYEKAVSFFDESRGLAEVMENMYHHVYSLLYGVQALLALGVLDVAEARLEEAKLLIENEGQRMFFARYRLLQGLRHYLGGRHGEACVAFRDAMQVSSEEKANDILWQSQLRLAECLNKLEKNDEAISLANGILCEQEVRRHPRYLAEANFILGICAGSTHAEGLEKPIVLFKRGMDILAKEPVTEITWKLAYALAGEYFNRGQRDRAKEYFIKTRLIVQFFLSHISSDKLKSSYLAIDQKDRVLATIDSIVKT, from the coding sequence ATGACGATCAACTTCCGGTACACCGTTCTTGAAAGATTAGGTGTCGGTGGAAGCGGAGAGGTTTTTCTGGTGGAAGACACCTGCCGGAAGAATCAACAGATGGCAATGAAAATTCTCCATCGCTCAGGGGAATCCGATACGGAGGCCGATGAAGTCTTCAAGAATGAAGTATCGGCGCTGCTTGCCCTTTCGCACCCAAATCTGATCCGGATATTCGACTTCGGCACGATACGTCACGCGGACGAGGCCATTCTTCAGAGACGGTTCTTCACGATGGAATTGTTGAATGGTGTCGATACGCTCGCATGGCTTGGGTTCAATGATGACAAAAAGGAATCACAACTTGAACTCCTTCTGCTCCAGGCCTTAAGCGTTCTCTCGTACATCCATCGTGAAGGCATTGTTCACTTCGATATCAAGCCGCAGAATCTTGTGGTTGTCGATGAAGGCAAATTGGCGGCGGGGCCGTTGCTCAAATTGGCCGACTTTGGCTTTAGCAAGAAGAAAGAGGAGACGCTTGACATTTCCGTCCGGGGGACACTGGAGTACACGGCGCCGGAATGCCTCAAGGGCGAGGAATGCGACCATCGGCTGGACTTGTATTCGCTGGGAGCCACATTCTTTCACTTGCTTGAAGGACACCCCCCGTTTGAAGCAGGAACCCCGGTGGAACTGGCCAAACGTGTTCTTTCCGAGGAACCTCACTTTGCATCCGGGGTTGGAAAAACCCGCACGCGAGAAGTCATTCTGGGACTTATGCAGAAGCTTCCCTCCCGCAGGTTTGCCACTGCGGAAGAGGCCGCACGAAAGCTCAGTTCGTCAATGCAGAACGGGGTCGAGTTGTATGAATTATATTTCGGCCTTGCGCGATCGTCCCGTTTTGTCGGCCGCCGTCAGGAACTTGCAACGATTCAGCGTGCTTTCTCAGCACTGGGGATTGACGGAGAAGCGCCTTCCCGCTTAGCCATCAGCGTGACGGGACCGGAGGGGATCGGGAAAACTTCTGTGATCAGAGAATCTCTGAAGCATGCACGATCCTCCGGTTTGACAGTATACGAAATCAACCCGATTCGTTCGGATGTTCCCTTCGACAGCATATCTGAAATTCTTCAGCCCCTCATTGCGGACATTCGTTCCTTCTCGGAACCAGGGAGAATGGTATTCGAGAGATTCGATCAACTGATTGGTTTAGGTGCGGAACCCGCGCATCGTTTTGAAAAGTGGGGTGGAAGGAAGGATGAGATTGCCGAGCTTCTGGCACGATTTCTTGTTGCTTGCTCGGATGTATTTCCCTTTGCCGTAGCAATTGATAACGCGCAACTTCTCGATGATGCGTCGGTACAAGTCGTACGCACAACCATTCGCAACGCAGTAAAGGGGAGGGTTTTCGTACTTGCCGCGGAAACCGCTGAAAGGGCAACAGTTTTTCCGCCGACGATTGCTGAAGAGCTTCACTTGGGTGAATTGACTGCTGAGGAGATTGCCGAGATAAGTCAGTCGGTTCTCGGGCAAACTCCCGTAGTCCGTTCAATCAGTTCCTTGCTCAATACTTTGTATGGCGGCACGCCGGCCGTCGTGGTGGAGGCGCTCAACGCCGTGCTGTCAATGGTTCCGGCCGACGCGCTGACACAGCCCGACATGGGGAAGGAATTTGTTTCCGGATTGGAGACGAAACTCCCGCGAACGATAGATGCCTTCCTCCTTGCTCGTTTCAACAAACTGAGCCGTGAGAGGCAGCTAGTACTCAGCATTCTTGCATGTTTCCAATTTCCGGTGAAAGAGAATATCCTCGCCGGACTTCTTCCCTTTCACCCGCAACGCATGTCGGAACACCTTCGGTTTCTGCATCTCGATGAATTTATTACGAGTTCCGAACAGCGTGTCTTCATAAGAATGAAGAGACTGAAAGATGCAATCTACGAACGGATTCAGGATGAGAAACCTGAACTGCACTCGCTGATCTCGGCAACGCTGGAACGTGATAAGGAAAGTTCCGGGGGATTTGAAGGACTGCAGGAACTCGCCTTCCAGTTTTCCGGATGCGGCAAGTACATGCAATCATTCTCCTGTTACGAGCGGGCTGCCGACGAAGGAATGAAGTTGTTTGCTCTTCAGCGTTCACTGCAATTGTATTGTAGTGCCATAGACCTTGCAAAGGCAAACCGGCATGTTCGTGGTGAAGTAGCCGTTCAGGCAAAGTTGGCCTTGGCACTCTACGAAACTGGTTCATATCGGGAAGCGATCGCGTTATGTCGGGAACTTGAGGATAGTACGGCTCTTCTGCCCCCCGAGAGAGCCAAGCTTTCCAAGGTAATGGGATTTTCAGCATCCCGGCTTGGAGAAAATGATCTTGCTCAGGAACTTCTGAGCGCCGCCCTGCGCGCCACAACCGACAAAGCGGAACAGCTTGAACTGCGGCAGGAGTTGGTCGGACTTGAGATTGCTACGGGTCGATTTGCGGAAGCTGAAAAGGATTGCTTGCAGCAACTCGGGGAAACCGCCGGATTGGAATCAAACCGGCTGAAAGGCGACATCTATACCAACCTCGGGATTGCAACCTTTTATCAGGAACGCTTCGATGATGCTGTAGAGTGCTTCAGTGAGGCGATGAAACAGTATGAATCGACGGGGGAAAGAACGCAGGTGATCAACTCGATGAACAACATTGGTAATGTTCTGAGCAGGAAAGGCGACACCGAGCGGGCCATTGAGTTTTGGCACCGGGCACTAAAGGCAAGTGAGGATTTCGGCACAATGCATCAGCAAGCCTTGATTCACAATAACCTCGGGATTGCGCATTATAGCCTCAGGAAATACGGCGCTGCAAAACAGTATTACGATAAGGCACGTTCACAATACCAACGGATTGATTCGATGGCAGGTCTCGCGTTGGTAATCGCGAATCTCGGAGAAGTATCGCTTGCCGAAGGTGAATATGAGAAGGCTGTTTCCTTTTTCGACGAATCCCGAGGTTTGGCCGAAGTAATGGAAAACATGTACCACCACGTATATAGCTTGTTGTACGGTGTACAGGCCCTTCTTGCTCTCGGCGTACTTGATGTTGCAGAGGCGAGGCTCGAGGAAGCAAAACTCTTAATTGAGAATGAAGGCCAGCGGATGTTCTTTGCGCGCTACCGGCTTCTTCAAGGGTTGCGTCACTATCTTGGCGGGAGGCATGGCGAAGCCTGCGTGGCTTTCCGGGATGCAATGCAGGTATCAAGTGAGGAAAAGGCAAATGACATACTCTGGCAATCCCAATTGCGATTAGCCGAGTGTTTGAACAAATTGGAAAAAAACGACGAGGCGATTTCACTCGCCAACGGGATACTTTGTGAACAAGAGGTACGCCGTCATCCGCGCTACCTCGCCGAGGCCAATTTTATCCTTGGTATCTGCGCCGGTTCGACGCACGCCGAAGGGCTCGAAAAGCCGATTGTCCTGTTCAAGCGGGGAATGGATATCCTTGCGAAAGAACCTGTCACAGAAATAACATGGAAGCTGGCGTACGCGCTGGCAGGGGAGTACTTCAACCGCGGGCAGCGCGATCGTGCGAAGGAGTATTTCATCAAGACGAGACTTATTGTGCAGTTCTTTCTTTCTCATATTTCATCCGACAAGTTGAAGTCCAGTTACCTTGCGATTGATCAAAAAGACCGGGTCCTTGCAACAATAGACTCGATCGTCAAAACCTGA
- a CDS encoding sigma-54-dependent Fis family transcriptional regulator — translation MPTKKDRFTILLCGRKEMMADVRRLITPAEDVHLQFASSPSFLVGRALFNVPRLVLIDVTRDSLTLRSSLKEFCSEIPDVPIVAIAQEPDHSFAVDLVKLGVSAYFIVPDEHRKIRDELNLLYNDWQAKKQKSRFVEIQQEVYDFRSIIGSSPLLKQTIERARKVIKNNARTILITGETGTGKELFARAIHYNSANRNGPFVDIACSALPETLLEAELFGFEKGAFTDAKERKIGLFELAGEGTIFLDEIGDISPAIQSKLLKVIEDRTMRRVGGIRDVSVRARIIAATSADLSAKIRANEFRKDLYHRLKILPLELPSLAERMEDVPLLAEAFLKSFNHTYTKKIKGIAPKAMHLLMQHSWEGNVRELKHAIERAVLLEEGDWLTEDDFDFEDRTIRPPKKRIVSGSSDALPTMTMETLMLLVPLDQASAKEVQAMLAKKVLEYAGGNKLKAARILKVSRPRLDRILRSAKQ, via the coding sequence GTGCCCACAAAAAAAGACCGGTTTACGATATTGCTTTGCGGCCGCAAAGAAATGATGGCAGATGTACGCCGTCTGATCACTCCAGCCGAAGATGTTCATCTTCAGTTTGCATCCTCGCCATCGTTTCTGGTCGGCAGGGCGTTGTTTAATGTGCCAAGGCTTGTCCTCATTGATGTCACGCGTGATAGTCTTACGTTGCGATCGTCGTTGAAGGAATTCTGTTCAGAGATCCCCGATGTGCCGATTGTCGCCATCGCTCAAGAGCCGGATCACAGTTTTGCGGTTGATTTGGTAAAACTCGGTGTTTCCGCGTATTTCATAGTGCCGGATGAGCACAGAAAAATCCGTGATGAGCTCAACCTCCTCTACAACGACTGGCAGGCAAAGAAGCAAAAAAGCCGCTTTGTCGAGATTCAGCAGGAGGTGTACGACTTTCGTTCGATTATCGGTTCATCGCCGCTTCTGAAGCAAACCATCGAGCGGGCCCGGAAAGTTATCAAGAATAATGCACGAACAATCCTGATTACCGGCGAAACCGGAACGGGAAAGGAGCTCTTTGCACGCGCAATCCATTACAACAGCGCGAACAGAAACGGCCCGTTCGTCGACATTGCATGCAGCGCTCTTCCCGAAACATTGCTTGAAGCCGAGCTATTCGGTTTCGAAAAGGGGGCGTTCACAGATGCCAAGGAGCGAAAGATCGGGCTGTTTGAGCTTGCCGGTGAGGGGACGATTTTTCTGGATGAGATAGGAGATATCTCCCCCGCCATTCAGTCCAAGCTTCTCAAAGTCATTGAGGACAGGACAATGCGGAGAGTTGGAGGAATACGCGACGTGTCCGTGCGTGCCCGGATCATTGCCGCAACAAGTGCCGATCTGTCCGCAAAAATCCGGGCAAATGAATTCCGGAAGGATTTGTATCATCGCTTGAAAATACTGCCGTTGGAATTGCCGAGCCTTGCCGAACGCATGGAGGATGTTCCACTTCTCGCGGAAGCATTCCTCAAGTCTTTCAATCACACATACACCAAGAAGATCAAGGGCATAGCTCCGAAAGCCATGCACCTTCTCATGCAGCATTCTTGGGAAGGAAATGTGCGTGAGCTCAAACACGCAATTGAACGGGCTGTTCTGTTGGAAGAAGGTGACTGGCTCACTGAAGACGATTTTGATTTTGAGGACCGGACAATACGTCCACCGAAGAAACGCATCGTCAGCGGATCAAGCGATGCGCTCCCGACCATGACTATGGAGACTCTCATGCTCCTCGTTCCCCTTGATCAAGCCTCGGCAAAGGAAGTTCAAGCGATGCTCGCTAAAAAGGTGCTTGAATATGCCGGCGGAAACAAGCTGAAAGCGGCGCGTATACTGAAGGTGTCACGCCCCCGACTTGACCGCATCCTGCGTAGCGCTAAACAATGA
- a CDS encoding HAMP domain-containing histidine kinase, whose product MNLDDLMRQSLTVEAPVDVIDPPLRSTVRDIETILNIVRKINTSLELNEVLELVTDEAIRLAMAERGFLMLANNDGKLEFVIGRNAKGESIRAESFQVSSSVLDDVFATGESLCIENALNDERFERRQSIMNLELQTIICSPLQTHDQKIGVIYVDSKFIQAVEKDEILSVFEILAGQAAIAINNARLYDNVKRTYEELKQANQYIIQSERMAMKGELAAEVSHELKNLVAVVLLNLELMQRKSGNVSIDEISGLIEKTITGARKIEGFSKSLLNRRPSTSKLVPGSLNKVASDFVEFVMFLPKFKRNSIEAVLGDQIPAVDLDTDQIQQVLLNLVNNSVEADQFAAITLQTEYDAAMNVVRLLVRDNGPGIDESILDRLFAEKITTKVDGHGYGLPICKQIIEGHGGTISVQSKKGEGVVFIISLPLSQHKPDYADSHVEFNTCHSQ is encoded by the coding sequence ATGAATCTTGACGATTTAATGCGGCAGAGCCTTACGGTTGAAGCGCCGGTTGATGTGATTGATCCGCCGCTACGCTCGACCGTCCGCGATATTGAGACGATCCTCAATATCGTTCGGAAGATCAACACCTCTCTTGAACTGAATGAAGTGCTTGAGCTTGTTACCGATGAAGCGATCAGGCTCGCAATGGCCGAGCGCGGGTTTTTGATGCTGGCGAATAACGATGGTAAACTCGAATTCGTTATCGGCAGGAATGCCAAGGGCGAATCGATACGAGCCGAGAGTTTTCAGGTGAGTTCCAGTGTGCTCGACGACGTGTTTGCCACCGGCGAATCGTTGTGTATTGAGAATGCCTTGAATGATGAGCGGTTCGAGAGGCGACAAAGCATCATGAATCTTGAGTTGCAGACGATCATCTGCAGCCCCTTGCAGACCCATGACCAGAAAATCGGTGTCATCTATGTGGATAGCAAGTTCATTCAGGCTGTCGAGAAGGACGAAATCCTGAGCGTATTTGAGATCCTTGCCGGGCAGGCTGCCATTGCGATCAACAATGCCCGTCTGTATGACAACGTCAAACGGACGTATGAAGAACTGAAGCAAGCGAACCAATACATCATCCAGTCCGAACGCATGGCGATGAAGGGAGAACTTGCGGCCGAAGTAAGCCATGAATTAAAGAATCTCGTTGCAGTCGTGTTGCTGAACCTCGAACTGATGCAACGCAAATCGGGCAATGTTTCAATTGATGAGATTAGCGGATTGATAGAGAAGACCATCACGGGCGCACGCAAGATTGAGGGGTTTTCAAAGAGCCTTCTGAACAGGCGTCCGAGCACATCGAAACTTGTGCCCGGCAGTCTGAATAAGGTCGCCTCTGATTTTGTCGAATTTGTCATGTTTTTGCCCAAATTCAAACGGAACAGCATTGAAGCCGTTCTGGGTGATCAGATACCGGCCGTTGATCTTGATACCGATCAGATTCAACAGGTACTTCTCAACCTCGTAAATAACAGTGTCGAAGCCGATCAGTTTGCAGCAATCACGTTGCAGACGGAATACGATGCCGCCATGAATGTAGTACGCCTTCTGGTCAGAGACAACGGCCCCGGTATAGACGAATCAATTCTTGACCGTCTGTTTGCAGAGAAAATCACAACGAAAGTCGATGGCCACGGCTACGGACTTCCAATCTGCAAGCAGATTATTGAAGGGCATGGAGGGACGATCTCAGTTCAATCAAAAAAAGGGGAAGGGGTAGTGTTCATCATCTCGCTCCCGCTTTCACAACACAAACCGGATTATGCTGATTCTCATGTTGAATTCAACACATGTCATAGCCAGTGA
- a CDS encoding tetratricopeptide repeat protein, with protein sequence MIPRSARTDSLIRSTGTPLEGSDLPGLQEALRGNSGLLNRFLTLSSESMEKGDLFRLVISIGNYCRDFGDYSRAEELYTLGLDQWSSGCPLGLLAEALLQRGDVYRAQGKWREATADFECGRRIYLQLNVPVAVGRVENILGLSYALRGKIKRAKSYIKHALQSFEHFNEVVDSGIAQMNLGVVSNLLGDYDAALSSYQRARSHFEEVGDPARLALLHYRMGMTFLAKCSFGDATRQFDRTASLGKKAGSPTFQGLANLGRANILFALGDVKASLKFANHAREALSTHDHRIHAADLFLLKGKIYRSEKRFELAEWYFHTSLSINQALENQYGVAECYRQLGALYACSNKNGEARVVLEKSLRTFRTIGALHDAESVLSELTTMGGYSIHETRGTHQE encoded by the coding sequence ATGATACCAAGATCGGCAAGGACTGATTCACTAATACGCAGTACAGGCACCCCTCTCGAGGGATCGGATCTGCCCGGCCTGCAAGAAGCGCTACGGGGGAACTCCGGTCTGCTCAACAGGTTTCTCACACTGTCGAGTGAATCGATGGAGAAGGGTGATCTTTTCAGGCTTGTCATTTCCATCGGGAATTATTGTAGGGATTTCGGGGATTACTCACGGGCTGAGGAATTGTACACTTTGGGGTTGGACCAGTGGTCAAGCGGGTGTCCCCTCGGGCTTCTTGCCGAAGCGTTATTACAAAGGGGGGATGTGTACAGAGCGCAAGGTAAATGGCGCGAAGCAACTGCAGACTTTGAATGCGGAAGAAGAATCTACCTGCAACTCAACGTACCTGTTGCGGTAGGGAGGGTGGAGAACATTTTGGGTTTGAGCTATGCGTTGAGGGGAAAAATCAAACGGGCAAAGTCATATATCAAGCATGCACTGCAATCATTCGAGCACTTTAACGAGGTGGTCGATTCCGGCATCGCTCAGATGAATCTTGGGGTCGTGTCCAATCTGCTCGGTGATTACGATGCCGCTCTAAGCTCCTACCAACGTGCCAGGTCCCACTTCGAAGAGGTAGGCGACCCGGCACGGCTGGCTTTGCTGCATTACAGGATGGGCATGACGTTTCTCGCAAAGTGTTCGTTCGGGGATGCAACACGCCAATTCGACCGAACAGCATCACTTGGAAAGAAGGCCGGCAGTCCAACATTCCAGGGACTTGCGAATCTGGGAAGAGCAAATATTCTCTTTGCATTGGGAGATGTGAAGGCATCGTTGAAATTTGCAAACCACGCGCGTGAGGCGCTTTCAACCCATGACCACAGAATACATGCCGCCGACCTGTTTCTGCTGAAAGGCAAGATTTATCGGAGTGAGAAACGCTTTGAACTTGCTGAATGGTATTTCCACACAAGCCTGTCGATCAATCAGGCATTAGAAAACCAGTATGGAGTTGCAGAGTGTTACCGGCAACTTGGCGCTTTGTACGCGTGCAGCAACAAGAATGGCGAAGCACGTGTGGTATTGGAAAAAAGCCTCAGGACCTTCCGGACCATAGGGGCTTTGCATGATGCAGAGAGCGTGTTGTCAGAACTTACCACAATGGGGGGATATTCAATCCATGAAACTCGAGGAACTCATCAAGAGTGA
- a CDS encoding serine/threonine-protein phosphatase, which translates to MLNSTHVIASEKQSVVQFVCTSEKGPVRDRNEDSLAVVNFSDQGLPEKGTLLIVADGMGGMEAGEHASAMVTTLLPWIYLENANPNPQESLSESIVEMNRLVYEEGRRTYEEKGFGTTTVAALIVGSALVVINVGDSRAYLFRNGTLKLLSRDHAMDSMYFNPFSPSVRNLSHVLTQAIGPQRIVQPHLYCGNIAAGDTLVLCSDGLTSAVSDMEIQNTLNTTGFDLVAEKLIHQAEANHSDDNISVVAARLVTSEVLKMEKD; encoded by the coding sequence ATGTTGAATTCAACACATGTCATAGCCAGTGAAAAACAGTCTGTCGTTCAATTCGTTTGCACAAGCGAGAAAGGCCCTGTTCGTGATCGTAACGAGGATAGTCTGGCCGTTGTCAACTTCTCAGATCAGGGTTTGCCTGAAAAAGGAACCCTTCTGATAGTTGCAGATGGTATGGGGGGGATGGAAGCCGGTGAACATGCAAGCGCGATGGTCACTACGTTGCTGCCCTGGATTTATCTTGAGAACGCAAACCCGAATCCGCAGGAGTCTCTTTCTGAGTCGATTGTCGAGATGAACCGCCTCGTGTATGAGGAGGGGAGGAGGACGTACGAAGAAAAGGGTTTCGGTACAACGACTGTGGCTGCTCTGATTGTCGGCAGTGCCCTTGTCGTTATCAACGTAGGCGATAGCCGGGCATACTTGTTTCGGAACGGCACGCTGAAATTGCTCAGTCGCGATCATGCAATGGATAGCATGTACTTCAACCCGTTCAGCCCAAGTGTACGCAACCTGTCGCATGTCCTTACACAAGCCATAGGTCCGCAAAGGATTGTCCAGCCGCATCTCTATTGCGGCAATATTGCAGCGGGAGATACTCTCGTTCTTTGCTCTGATGGTCTGACGTCTGCCGTTTCTGATATGGAGATTCAGAATACTCTCAACACCACCGGCTTCGATCTGGTAGCGGAGAAACTCATTCACCAAGCCGAAGCAAATCACAGTGACGATAACATCTCGGTTGTTGCAGCAAGACTGGTTACGTCTGAAGTCTTGAAAATGGAGAAGGACTAG
- a CDS encoding ABC transporter permease, whose protein sequence is MRRITLLGAGLVIYLLLSWRKIDEIVASVVSLCSYSLLTLSELTSPATYWRHDIWEFWLAAVVWLGGGVYVVWKIRQHFKGQLVAQERMSGPVGFLAILAFIAVCAPFVTLFGPNKQGDLVTTRLLGPLSRGALVHTVPQDAEMVELSPLRRLYEQSNNIVLQQNISFNAASNNELMEPFATEARPMRFLFGTDDVGRDVFSRVVFGTRVSLGIGLCAAIGSLLIGVAIGFLAGYTNPLLDTLLMRLTDLMLSIPSIFLVVAVMAFLGTSITSLIILLSLTGWMGIARTVRTEVLRLREKEFILAAKLLHQSNWNILRKHILPNLKPILVVAATLQFGSAVLAEASLSFLGLGIQPPTASWGNMLWQAVSSLHSGWWLGFFPGALLAAVLIALHYAVKDGVRQA, encoded by the coding sequence ATGAGACGAATCACGCTACTCGGTGCCGGTCTTGTCATCTATCTCCTTCTGTCATGGAGAAAGATTGATGAGATTGTGGCGAGTGTCGTTTCGTTGTGTTCGTATAGCCTCCTGACTCTTTCGGAACTGACATCTCCGGCAACGTATTGGAGACACGATATCTGGGAGTTTTGGCTTGCTGCGGTTGTATGGCTTGGCGGCGGAGTATATGTTGTGTGGAAAATCCGGCAGCACTTCAAAGGTCAGTTGGTTGCTCAGGAGCGGATGTCAGGCCCTGTAGGTTTTCTGGCGATTCTGGCTTTTATTGCTGTTTGCGCCCCCTTTGTGACACTATTCGGCCCGAACAAACAGGGGGATCTCGTTACGACACGGTTGCTTGGTCCGTTGAGCCGGGGCGCCCTTGTACACACAGTTCCGCAAGATGCGGAAATGGTGGAGCTGAGTCCACTCCGACGATTATATGAACAATCAAATAACATAGTGCTGCAACAGAACATCTCCTTCAACGCTGCGTCCAACAATGAACTGATGGAACCATTTGCGACGGAAGCGAGACCTATGCGATTTCTTTTCGGGACTGATGATGTCGGGCGGGATGTTTTCAGTCGCGTTGTGTTCGGCACCCGGGTGTCGTTGGGGATCGGGCTATGTGCTGCAATTGGTTCTCTTCTGATCGGTGTCGCCATCGGCTTCCTGGCTGGATACACGAATCCTCTGCTTGACACTCTCCTGATGCGTCTGACTGACCTTATGCTTTCCATTCCAAGCATTTTTCTGGTTGTTGCCGTGATGGCATTTTTGGGGACATCAATCACATCTCTCATCATCCTCCTTTCCCTCACTGGGTGGATGGGGATAGCCCGAACGGTTCGAACCGAGGTACTGCGATTACGTGAGAAGGAATTCATCCTCGCGGCAAAACTCCTACATCAATCGAATTGGAATATACTCCGGAAACACATCCTCCCGAATCTGAAACCCATTCTCGTCGTTGCCGCCACCCTCCAGTTCGGCAGTGCCGTCTTGGCGGAGGCCTCGTTGAGTTTTCTGGGGCTCGGCATTCAACCGCCGACCGCAAGTTGGGGGAACATGTTGTGGCAAGCAGTGAGTTCTCTACATTCCGGATGGTGGCTTGGATTCTTCCCGGGAGCGTTGCTTGCCGCTGTATTGATTGCGCTTCACTATGCCGTGAAAGACGGGGTGAGGCAGGCATGA
- a CDS encoding ABC transporter permease — MASLFYYVLRRILEAVPLILGLVTIVFFLSRLLPGSVTDALLSPSIPESVRDQLQRQFGLDRPLLEQYGLWLGSVITGDLGMSLTRHAPVAEIIGEVFPNTILLAGAALFLEVVLGISLAAATFFSKRERVGMVLTNALLVAYALPSFWVGIMLLVVFSYGLGVFPSSQMFTSGQAGSVPDILHHLVLPACTAAIPAAAGLARYLQSNVSSVMQQPYVLHARSMGLSQGRIFGMYVLPNAITPIVSLIGIEIGILLSGVMVTEVLFSWPGMGQLTVAAIYARDYPLILGCTLVAGIVVIAGNMLADILNACIDPRLRIGGS, encoded by the coding sequence TTGGCGTCACTTTTCTACTACGTTCTCAGACGTATTCTCGAAGCAGTTCCCCTCATTCTCGGCCTGGTGACAATCGTGTTCTTCCTTTCCCGGTTGCTGCCCGGCAGTGTGACGGATGCGCTTCTCTCCCCATCTATTCCGGAATCCGTCAGGGATCAATTGCAAAGGCAATTCGGGCTGGACCGGCCTCTGCTCGAACAATACGGGCTTTGGCTCGGCTCGGTTATTACCGGCGATCTGGGAATGTCATTGACACGGCACGCGCCGGTTGCTGAAATAATCGGGGAAGTGTTTCCGAACACTATTCTTCTTGCCGGTGCTGCGTTGTTTCTTGAAGTAGTGTTGGGCATATCGCTTGCGGCCGCGACGTTCTTTTCAAAGCGGGAACGGGTAGGGATGGTTCTCACAAACGCGCTGCTGGTTGCATATGCGCTGCCATCGTTTTGGGTCGGCATTATGTTGCTCGTTGTTTTTTCATACGGACTCGGCGTTTTTCCATCATCCCAGATGTTCACATCAGGGCAAGCCGGATCGGTACCCGATATTCTGCATCATCTTGTATTGCCGGCGTGCACCGCGGCCATCCCCGCCGCTGCCGGGCTGGCGCGGTACCTACAAAGTAACGTGTCCTCCGTGATGCAGCAACCGTATGTGCTTCATGCTCGAAGTATGGGACTGTCGCAAGGTAGAATCTTCGGTATGTACGTTTTGCCGAATGCAATTACGCCGATTGTGTCGCTTATAGGAATTGAGATCGGGATTTTGCTGTCCGGCGTTATGGTGACGGAGGTTTTGTTTTCGTGGCCCGGGATGGGGCAGTTGACTGTTGCGGCGATTTACGCGCGTGATTATCCCCTCATACTGGGGTGTACGCTTGTCGCCGGAATTGTCGTGATTGCCGGTAATATGCTTGCCGACATCCTTAATGCATGCATCGACCCGCGGTTGCGGATCGGGGGATCATAA